TTGGACATGGCCACTTGCGTCGCTTCTTCGTTGGTCAGTGGCGGAAGTGCCTCTTGCGCGGCGATGGCGTCTTCGGCGGTCAGGGCCTCGGATGAATGAATATTCATGACATCACCTCTTCGCTAAAGGAAAATTCGCACAATTCCATAAATTCGAAATCGCCAGTGGCACGTGTCCAAATTTGTTCGATACGGCTCGCCCGCGTGATCACCGCAGTCCGGTCTTCTTCAACCAGCTCACCGAAGGCTGCCATGATTTCAGGCCCCTGAACTTGCACCGTGTCGCCCGGATGAACGACAGCGCCGTTGTTGAATTTGACGTGCGCGGAAAGTTCTTCGAACCGGTGGCTGATCGTCACCGTGCAAGGTGCCGTTTCGCGTGTTCTGAAAAGTAGTCCCATCTGTGTGTTCCCTTTCACATATGCTGCGGCAGGATGGCTAATCCGTCGCAAGTGGTGGTTTCGTTCACTTCAGTAAATTCGCAAATGCCGCGACATTGTCGGTGCCGTAACCGATAAGATCGATGACCATTCCCGTGGACGGATCGACGATCCCAACATGCCCGTTAGTGCGGCGGACAACTTGGATCGGCGCATCTATTGCCACGGCTTGCAGCGCGCGTTCGCGTTCAATCACGCGGCCCATCACGCCCAAGAACCCGGCCCTGTCATCCGATGACGCTGCAATCACTGCTCCGGTATCGTCGCGCACCGTATATTTTCCAGTCCGGTCGCCGACCAAGGTGACAGTGCGTTCCTGCACAACAGGCGCTTCAATCAGCACGCCCGTGTCCGGCACGTCAGCCCATTGGGCGTAACCGACCAGCGCACAGCTTCCGACCATCAGAGCAAACATCGCTTGAACAAGAATGCGCGGCACCATTTCCTTTTCGGGACGCCGGTTGGGGTGGTCTAGACTGGTCATGGCTTTACTCCGCTGCAACGGCTGCGCCGCTGTTTGGTTCGACACGCGTGATCTGCGGCTGGCTGATCCGTGTTTCGGCAGCTTCTGCAAATATCTCGGCCACTTTGGCTGCATGCGGGATACAGCGTAGTGCCGGTTGCGTGCGGTTGATGTGCCATGGCCGGACATGCGGCCAGGTCATTAGGTACGACAGCCGTGTTTCACCGATCAGCTCAAAGGCAAGCGTGCCCGTGCCCGCGGCTTTTGTGTCAAGCTTGGCCGTCCCGATCCATGTATAGGGCAAGTTCAACGTCATGGTCAGCGCAGCGCCGATCCGCATGCCAACCCGCTTGTTGGTGAGTGTATATACGGTGGATTTCGCCTGCATATAGGCAATGCCGTAGATGATCGCGCAGGCAATCCCGCCGATAATCACAAAGGGGATGCCGTGTGCCATCGATTGGGTCAGTGAAACTTGGGTGGATGACACCCCGATACGCCACACAGCCAGCAAAACGAAATACCCCATGACCCATCGGATACCCCATGCTTCGCGGGCCAATGCACGCGGATTGGGGGCACCTTGCCACAAGATATGTTCATCTTCGGGCAATTCTTCGGGCAGACCCCTTACGGGTTCGAACTGAAAGTCGTCATGGGTCATCACAGCATCCCTCTGTGGATTAGATCACAAGGGGACCAGCGGCGAACTGGACCCCAAATACTTTATTGTTTTGGGTTGGCGTACATCGCGCCACCACCGAACCAAGCCATCACCTTTTCTTCTTCAAGCAATGTGATCTGCTCAGCGGATTTCGCTTGCGGAATTCCGGCCCAATTGTGGGCATGCAGTGATTGGACCATCACGTGATCCGGCTTGATCCGCGCCATGTTCATCGGGATCAACCTGTGCTGACCGGACCCTTCCGGGTTCAAGTCAACAGTCAGGTAACGCACCATCTGTTCAGGCACATCGATCCACATATCCACGATGCGGCCAATCACTTCGCCATCACCACCCATCACAGGCAAACACCGCGGATCGCGACCAGCGGACACCTTGAAATCTGCCAATGACGTCATCGGCTTGATCTTGACGTGACCGTGGGCGTCCAGTTCTGGGTGATCACTGCGGGCAGCCCAGCTTGCTGGACCAACACCGTCAACCATCGGATCACCTGTTGGGACCATTGGGGAACCCGCAGACACCGACGACTGGGCCAATGGCAAATCAGCACGCTCTGGGTTTTGCCCAGACGGCACCGTCAATTCACCGCGACCATCACGCAATGCAAACGTCTTATCGGCAGGTGTTGGAAAAATTCCCGGGCCGGACGACGGCGTTCCGTCATCATCAATCAACGGATACCCTTCGCGCATATTCTCGGTTTGCAGATAATAAACGAGGCCCGCGAAGAAGATCCAGAAACCCCAAATTGCAAGGCTCGCCAGATCAAAATTACCAAGGAATGTCGTACCAACCATGATGTTGTCCTTTCGGTGGTCAGGTCGGGAACTCAGCAAGACCGGATCTAGTCTGAGCCCCATGTGTAATCGCCTTGACCCGCACAAGCGGTCCCAGAACAATCAACGTGATGAAAAGAAGGCCAATTTCGGTGTGATAGACGACCGAATAGCCGGTGGCTGGCGTGGCGAGCGCCTCTGACAACATGCCGGTTCCAGCGGCATGGTTCACGAGGTCACGCAATGTGCCCCCGATAAATATCGACAACCCGGCGCCCGTGGCCTGCGCGGCCCCCCAAGCACCCAGCGCAAGACCTCGTCCGGCTGTTCCAGTGGTTTTCATAGTCATCGCGGCCGTCAGCGTGGCGACGCCAAACAACCCGCTTCCAAATCCGATCAATGCGGATCCAACGTAGAACAATACTGACGACCCAAGCGGTGCCGCAAAGATCACGGCAGCAAAGGCGGCAATGCCAACCAATATGCCGCGCCCACATATCCGGTAGGGGTCCATTGCACGGGCCAACCACTTTGCGGCCGTCCCGAACCCTAACAAAGCGCCACCTGCCCAAGTGGCCGTTAGCAATGTCGTGGCCGATACAGAAAGGCCAAGAATTTCGCCGCCATAAGGTTCAAGCAGCACGTCCTGCATGTTGAAGGCCATTGTCCCGATAAACACGACCGCCAACAGACGGCCCGCGTCACCACCGCTTGCGAAGTCGGACCAAGCCGCTTTGAACGTTGGCCCTTCGGCGGCGCGTTCAGCCTTCGTCATCGGGGCTACGTTTTCCTGTTTCCACAACGCAATGAGGTTCAGCAGCAAAGTCACAACAGCGGTCCCCTGCACCACTTGCACAAGGCGTAAAGCACTATAATCACGTAACAATGCCCCAATAATAATCGCCGCGAAGGCCATCCCGATCAGATGCATCACGTATAACAGGGCCACGACCTTTGGACGGGTGTCCTCGGTGGCGCGATCCGCGGCAAGTGCGAGCCCCGCAGTTTGCGTCATGTGCATCCCGATGCCCGTCAGCAGGAATGCAAGTGCGGCACCAACATAGCCCGCCCACGAAATATCAATCGCCCGGTCACCTGACAAAACCAGCAAAGCCATCGGCATAATCGCCAAACCACCGAACTGCCACATCGTCCCAAACCACAGGTATGGAATGCGTTTCCAACCAATCGCAGACCGATAATTGTCGGATTTAAACCCAACCAAGGCACGGAACGGGGCCACCAAAACCGGAATAGCAATCATCGCGGCAACCAGCATCGCGCCGATGCCGAGCTCAACAATCATGACACGATTCAACGTGCCTAAAAGCATCACAGCGGCCATCCCCACGGACACCTGAAACAATGACAGACGTAGCAACTGGCCAAGCGGCAAATCTTCAGACACCGCGTCGCCAAACGGCAAAAGGCGGGTCGACAAGGATTGCAGGGATTTGGCCTTAAAGATCACGCAGCACCTCCCTCGAAAACCAATGCGGTCGAGATGTAGAAGCTTGATTTGATACGTTCGATTTCAGTGACACGGCCTTGCGTGTTCTGCTGGCGTAGCGCCTTTTCAACAGCACGACCATTTTGCGGCACCATTTGTGGGGACCGATCAGCACGCGGAAACAACTTTCCAGCCCCGAACATCGCCATCAACAACGGGGTGCGCGGCGGCAACGTGAAGACGAATTTACCCGATACACGGGGGCCAATTGCGGCCAGCTGGCGGGCGACATCTGGGCTGGTGTAGTAGATCATCGAATCCATCGCGATCCCATGATCGAAATGACCCAACCCGGCATCAAACATATCGCCGGACCGCCAATCAATCGTACCCTTTAACGTGCGTGAGGCACGATCTTGGCCGATTTTCACAAGCGCGGGTGAAATATCAATCGCAACAACATCGGCACCACGGTTCGCCAATTCGACGGCTGCTGCGCCCGTCCCGCATCCGGCGTCCAACACACGGCACCCCGACAGGTCCTGCGGCAACTGATCCAACATCAATCGACGCATACGATCACGGCCCGCACGCACCGTCGCACGAATGCCAGACACCGGTGCATCCGACGTCAACCGTTCCCAAACCTTGGTCGCAGAGCGGTCGAAGTAATCTTCAACGCGGTCACGTGTGGCGGTGTAATCCATCAATCAAAACCCAACAGTTCAAAAATCTCGCGATCCGGCAATGGAGCCGGTGCCAAAGGTTCCGTGCCATTCCAAAGCGTCTCTGCCAGCCGGATGTATTCCTTGCGGACCAGCACAATTTCCTCGTCGTCCGGCATCTCGAACAACGTTTTCTTTTTCAGGCGGCTGCGCCGGATCGCATCAAGGTCCGGCATATGGGCAATGCGGTTAAACCCGACGGTTTTGCAGTAGCGGTCGACCTCGTCCGTTTCGCGGCTACGGTTCGCAACACAGCCCGCCAACCGGACTTTGTAATTTGCCGATTTCGCCTGCACCGCAGCAATAATCCGGTTCATGGCGTAGATGCTGTCAAAGTCGTTGGCTGTAACGATCAGCGCGCGATCGGCATGCTGCAAAGGGGCGGCAAAGCCACCACAAACAACGTCACCCAAAACGTCGAAAATCACGACATCCGTCTCTTCGAGCATGTGATGCTGTTTCAGCAATTTGACCGTCTGGCCAACGACATAGCCACCACAGCCAGTGCCCGCAGGCGGGCCACCTGCTTCAACGCATTTCACACCATTAAACCCGTCAAAGACGAAATCCTCGGGGCGCAATTCTTCTGAATGGAAATCAACGTCCTTCAGGATATCAATGACCGTCGGCACCAGCGTGCCGGTCAGGGTGAACGTACTGTCATGCTTGGGATCACACCCAATCTGCAATACTCGCTTGCCTAGCATTGAAAAGGCCGCTGACAGGTTCGACGACGTGGTCGATTTCCCGATCCCGCCTTTCCCATAAACCGAAAACACCTTCGCGCCCTCGATCTTCGCATTTTCATCTTGATGGACCTGAACAGACCCTTCGCCATCCAATCCGCGTATGTTGGGTACTTCGTCACGTGGGCTCATGCAGAGCCTCCTTCCGTTTTCATCTGTCCAAAACAACGCACCATGCGGGATGGTGGGAGGGGCGATGCTTTGCAAAAGCGAGCGTCTCTCATCATTCTGCTGCAACTCCTTCGATGTGATCTTCAATCTCGTCCGCCGCATTCTGCAGGGCGGCCAAAGTCGCGTCGTCAGGGGCCCAATAGGCGCGGTCCGATGCTTCCAGCAATCTGTTCGCCATGCGCATTGACGCCTGCGGGTTCATCTCTGCCAAGCGCGCGCGCATGCCTTCGTCCAACACAAATGTCTCGGACAACCGTTGATACACCCATGGCTCGACCTCGCCGGTTGTGGCCGACCAGCCAACGGTGTTCGTGATATGCGCCTCGATCTGGCGCACGCCCTCATGGCCGTGCTTCAACAAACCTTCGTAGAATTTCGGATTCAACGAACGTGCACGCGTTTCAAGCGACACCTGATCTTGCAAGGTGCGCACCTTTGCGGCCCCACGCGTTTGATCCCCGATATAGACCGCTGGCGCATCGCCACCCTTGGCGCGCTTCACAGCGCGGGCAATGCCACCCAGCGTGTCGAAATAATGATCGACCGACGTCACGCCCAACTCGACACTTTCCAAATTCTGATAAGCGAGATCGACGTCTTTCAGGGCTTTCTGCAACAATGCTGGGTTCTGTGACGCCTTGCCATCAACACCGTATGCAAATGATTTCCGCGCCTCATAGGCATCTGCCAGTTCATCCTCATCACCAAAGGCAGAACTATCGATCAACTGATTCACATTGGACCCATAAGCACCTTCCGCGTTGGAAAAGACCCGCAGCGCTGCGTCCTCTAACGTGCAACCCATCTCTTCGGCATAGGCAAGCGCATGGGCGCGGATGAAGTTCATCTCAACCGGTTCATCTGCCTGCGCTGCTTTCAACGCAGCTTCGGCCAGCATCCGTGTTTGCAGCGGCAGGAGATCACGGAAAATCCCAGACAACGTCATCACAACGTCGATGCGTGGCCGCCCAAGCTTGGCCAATGGAATCAAATCAGCGCCGGACAATCGCCCAAAATTGTCGAACCGGGGAATCGCTCCCATCAACGCCAAGGCTTGCGCGATTGGGACCCCGTCAGATTTGATGTTGTCCGATCCCCACAACACCATCGCGACAGTGCGCGGCATGCAGTCAGGGGTGGCGAGCAACAAGTCCGCCTGTTTATGGCCGTCAGTCATCGCAAAGGTGGTTGGCATGCGGAACGGATCAAACGCGTGAATGTTGCGGCCCGTCGGGACAATCTCGGGCGACCGGATCAGATCACCACCCGCAACTGGCGGAATGAAGTGTGCGGACAAGGCCCGCATCAACGCTGGCAGTTCATGATCCTCGCGCAATAGATCAACTGGCGCGTCCGGCCCCATTAACGTTGCCATATCGTGCAATGCTGCCGCCGACATCGGCTGACCAACAACATGTAACCCGTCAGGGATCAGCGACCCTTCTGTTTCCAGAACTTTCAGCCAAAGCCCATCCAGATCACGCGCATTCAGGTCCACCGCGTTGGCTTGATCCCGAATAAGCTTTTCCAATTCATTCTTCGCCGCATCGTTCGGCGACATCCCGCGCCAGCGCGTCAGGCTGTCTTTCAGATCTACGAACCCCTTATACAGACCCGCCTGCGCCAAAGGCGGCGTCAAATGGCTGACCGTAATCGCGTTCGCACGCCGTTTTGCCAGTGATGCTTCGGACGGATTGTTGGCCGCGTAAAGGTAGATGTTGGGCATCTCACCAATCAACCGATCCGGCCAATCCTGTGCCCCAAGGCCCGCCTGTTTGCCCGGCATAAATTCAAGCGCGCCGTGCATACCGAAATGCAGCAAGGCATCCGCTGCGAACGTATCGCGCAGCCACTGATAGAATTGTACAAACGCATGTGTTGGCGCAAATCCGCGTTCAAACAACAGACGCATCGGATCGCCTTCGTATCCAAATGCGGGCTGCACGCCGATAAAGACGTTGCCAAGCTGCGCCCCTAGTATGAATACGCCACGCCCGTCGGATTGATGTTTTCCGGGGACAGGACCCCAAGCCGCTTCGACTTCGCTCAAATGCGTCGTGTTCGCGACCATCGTATCGGCATCAACATAGGCCCCGACATTAGCGTCCTGCCCGTATTGTGCGGCATTACCCTGCAAGATAAGCGCCCGTAATGCGTCCACATCACGTGGCACATCAAGCGTATAACCCTCCCGCTTCATCCGCGTCAGTGTATTGAAGAGGCTCTCGAAAACACTGAGGTAGGCAGCCGTGCCAACAGCACCAGCATTTGGCGGGAAGCCGAACAGAACAACACCAACTTTCTTGTCCGCGTTCGCCTTACGCCGCAACAATGCCAGCCGTTTTGTCTTTTCGACAAGCGTTGTGATCCGTTCAAAACACGGCGCCATCGCCTTGTGGGTAGAAGTCGCCTGACACATTTGCGCACAGCCCTGACAGCCACCGCTTTCATGCCGCCCTGCAAAAACGGTCGGGTTCGTCGCACCATCGATTTCAGGCAAAGCAACTAACATGGTCGTTTCAATCGGACCAAGCCCCTGCGGACTATCAGCCCATTGACCCAGTGTCTGAAATTCGAGTGGTTGCGCCGCGACATAGGGCACGTCCAGCGATTTTAGCAGGGCAACAGCTGCATCACTGTCGTTATATGCAGGCCCACCGACCAGCGAAAATCCAGTCAGCGACACCATCGCATCGACACGACCTTGGAAGTAAGTTTCAATCGCGGGCGTCCCGTCCAGGCCGCCAGCAAAAGCGGGGATCACTTGGATATTTTGGGTCGCAAAACCGCGGATAACAGCGTCATAGTGCGCCTTGTCCGACGACAGAATATAGGACCGCAGCATCAACAACCCGACGGTCGCAATTGGATCGTTGATCTGTGGAAGTTCGTCAAAATCAGTGACGATATGCGGTTCGGCCAGATCAGGGTGATAAAGACCGACCTCGGGATATTCGATTGGCGGGTTTGCCTTCACTGGTGCCCAAGATTGCCCAACTGCGTAGCGCGATACCAACATCCGGATCATCTGTTCGATATTCGCGTCAGATCCGCCCAACCAATATTGCATCGACAAGAACCAGTTCCGCAGATCTTGGCTCTTGCCCGGGATCAGCCGCAAAATTTTGGGCAGGCGGCGCAGCGTTTTCATCTGCGACTTGCCAGATTTTGCCTCTTTCGATTGGGACGGCCGGAGCTTTTTCAGCAATGCCATCGCGCCGCTGGCGGGCTTGGACATGTCCAGATCGCCCATCTTCGTCAGTTTCACGATGTCACTGTCGGCAATCACATTGATCATCGCATCACACGCATCGCGCCGCGCCAAAAGGTCGGGCAAAATGGCCGTCGTATGATCCTCAAGAAACAACAGGTTCGCGACGATAATGTTAGCCTGTGCAATCGACTGTTTCGCATCAGCCAAAGCGGCGGGGTTTTCACCCCATTCGGCAGCCGCATGCACTGCAATCTCTAGCCCCGGAAAATCGGCAACCAGCCGGTCGCGAACCCGCGTTGCAGGACCTGCTGTGTGACTATCCAGCGTGACAATCACAAAGCGGTACGGATCAGGGGGACCACTATCGCGCATAATGAGCCTTCGCTTCGTACAGCGTATCCAATGAAATTTCAGCCAACCCCCGTTGCGCCGCGAACGCTTCGGTATTGCGCCGCGCTTTACCGCGCACAAAAAACGGAATCTTTTTCAATTCGCGTTCAGCGTCGGACAGCCAAACCACGTTATCAGCTGCGGGCGCTTGCACGTCTCGGGGTGGGATCTCTACAGTGGCTTCTTGCGCGGGCAACGGGCTATGTCCGCCGTGGTGGGATGGACCGGCTGCGTCGTGGAATTCAAAATCATCGCGGAACATTGTCAGCAGATGTTCTTCCAGCCCCATCACAAGCGGGTGGATGAGCGTGTCGAAGATAACATTCGCACCCTCAAATCCGACCTGCGGCGAATATCGCGCAGGGAAATCCTGAACATGGACGGGGGCGGAAATAACGGCGCAAGGAATACCAAGCCGTTTGCCGATATGCCGTTCCATTTGCGTGCCAAGGATCATTTCGGGGGCCGCATCTTGGATCGCATCCTCAACCGCGAGATAGTCGTCCGTGATCAACGCGGTCAGACCATATTCTTTGGCTAATGCTTTTATCGGCCGCGCCATTTCGCGGTTGTAGCAACCAATGCCCACGACCTCGAAACCCATTTCATCCCGCGCGATGCGTGCATGCGCCGCAACATGCGTGCCATCACCAAAAATGAACACGCGTTTGCCGGTTAGGTATGTCGAATCGACTGATTTAGACCACCATGGCATGCGCAACCGGCTTTCATCGGCGCGGCACGGCAGTCCCGTGATTGCGGCGACCTCTGCGATGAAATCGCGCGTGGCTCCGACGCCAATCGGGACAGTTTTGGTGTAGGGCTGATCGTGATTTTTCTCGAGCCAGCGGCAGGCAGACTCGCCCGTCTCTGGTGTCAGAAGGACGTTGAAATGGGCGGCAGGCAAAGCAGCTATATCTGTGGGCGTTGCGCCGTATGGGGCCACGACATTCACGGAAACGCCGATGTCTTCCAAAAGGCCGGTGATTTCTTCAATGTCATCGCGAGCCCGAAACCCAAGCGCGGTTGGCCCTAGAATATTGCAGGTCACGTGCTTTGTTCGTTCAGCCGGACGCGTCAAGTTTTTGACGATCTGGTAGAATGTTTCATCCGCACCGAAGTTTTCTTTGCGGGAATAGCTGGGCAATTCCAAAGGGATGACAGGGATCGTAAGACCCATAGTTTCAGCCAATCCCGCAGGATCGTCTTGAATCAATTCTGCTGTACAAGACGCCCCCACGATGATCGCTTCGGGCTTGAACCGATCGACCGCATCTTGGGCCGCCGCTTTGAAAAGCGACGCTGTGTCAGACCCCAAATCACGCGCTTGGAAGGTCGTATAGGTCACGGGCGGGCGATGATTGCGCCGCTCGATCATGGTGAACAACAAGTCGGCGTAGGTATCGCCCTGCGGTGCATGCAGAACGTAGTGCAGCCCCTTCATACAGGTCGCAACGCGCATCGCGCCGACATGCGTGGGGCCCTCATATGTCCAAACCGTCAACTTCATTCCGCAGCCTCTAGGTTCAGCACGGATTTGCGGCGCAGCGGGCGCGAAAACAGGCCCGCCAAATCACCCGCTTGTTCGTAGAAATGGACAGGCGTGAAGACCAATTCGATCGCCCATTTTGTGGACAATCCTTCCGCCTCTAGCGGATTCGCAAGGCCGAGCCCGCAGACCGTCAGATCAGGGCGCGCAGCACGTGCCCGCGCCAGCTGTTTGTCGACGTCCTGCCCTTCGGAAATTTGTGGTCCTGCAGGTAACAGGTCCAAATCGGGACCGTGCAGAGCGTCGTGAATATAGGGCGAACCGACTTCAATCGCGGTCATCCCGCATTCACGGGTCAAGAACCGCGCCAATGGAATTTCCAGCTGACTGTCCGGAAAGAAGAATACGGACTTGCCGTTCAAGACGTCCGCAGCTTGGCTAATTGCCTTGCGCGCCCGCGCACGTGGCGCTGCAGTGACCTGTTCAAACAGGTCTTCAGATACCCCAAATTCAATAGCAATTGCACGCAGCCAAGCAGTTGTGCCTTCATCCCCGAACGGGAAAGGTGCCGCGATATGCCGTGCCCCGTGCCGTTCCAATGCTGCGTGAGTATCGCCCAGAAACGGCTGGATCAGGGCAAACACAGTGTTTTCCCCAATTGCTGTCGTGTCATCGATACGCCGCGCAGGAAGCAGGCGCACGTTGTCGATCCCAAGTTTGCTGAGCAGATCAATCATTTGATCTTCGACAACATCAGGCAAAGCACCCACAACAAGAAGCTCACGCTCGGTTGTGTCTTTTAGAACCGGCACCATCGCGGCAAGACAGGCATCTTCGCCCTGCGTGAATGTGGTCTCGATTCCCGAACCAGAGTAATTCAACACACGCACATGCGGCGCGTGAACTTGGGTCAGACGTTCGGCTGCGCGAGCCAGATCAATCTTGATGACCTCAGATGGGCAGGAGCCGACAAGGAACAATTGTCGAATATCGGGGCGACGCGCCAATAGACGGGCAACTTCGCGATCAATCTCTGTATGCGCGTCGGCCATACCAGCCAAATCGGTCTCTTCGAGAATCGCTGTCCCGAATCGTGGTTCCGCAAAGATCATTACGCCCGCTGCCGATTGCAGAAGATGCGCACAGGTCCGCGACCCAACAACTAAAAAGAAGGCGTCCTGCATTTTCCGGTGCAGCCAGATGATTCCCGTCAAACCGCAGAACACTTCACGTTGCCCGCGTTCCTTCAGAACTGGGGCGGTACGGCATCCACCGTTGGATGGAGTTAGCGGCAGGTTCATGCGACCACCTCTGCGGACAAACGCGCCAAGCGCAGTTTCCAGACGAATTGGGCGGCATTCACGACGTAGGTGGCGTAGGCGGCGAGCGCGATCCACATCAAGGTCATTGGGGCAAAAGCGCCAGAGATCAGCGCAAAGACGTAAAGCAAATGCAGGGCGATAACGGCAAAGCTAAATACGTCTTCCCAAAAGAATGCGGGTGCGAAAAGGTACTGATCGAAAACGACTTTTTCCCAAATCGCGCCAGTCACCATGATCAAAAGAAGGATGCCGGTTTTCAGAATGATTGATGCCGTTGCGGCCTCGTACCCCGTTCCAGTCCCGAGATAGCGCAACACCAAGCCAAACGAGACGAGAAAGACTAGAAACTGAAGCGGCGCTAAAACGCCCTGCACGAGCGTCCAACGTGTCGCGTCGCGACGTGCTTTTTGGTCCGGTGTATACAGGGGCGTCACAGATTTCTTCGCGCCCCGAAAGACCGCTGACTGTCCGCTATTCTGACCGATGCTTTGGACGCTCATGTAAACTTTTCCTGACGCTTGCATGTGTCATGCTAGGTCCCAAAGTCGCAAAGTGTCAACTTTAAGTTACACATCGTGATGGAAATATTAGCGCTTACAATATGAGCATCCTATCAAATTTCGCCCTATATATTAGAAAGATAGAGCAATTTCTGCAAATCCGAGTTAGAAAAAGTGTCAATTATCTTTGACAATTCGTCAACTTGCGCAGACACTGCATGTCACTTCTTGCAATCCCACTGAATGATCCTTTCCGAAACGGCACAAAGGTGCGCAGATGACTCAATCATCAACAACAAAAGCGCCTCGGGGTTTGCGGATTGGCGCGTCTGAAACGAAAGCACAGCTTGCAAACGCAAACCCCGCTTTGAACGCAGACATCCTTTTGTCGCTTTACGATGCTGCGCTGTCGTCCGGCCGTGAAGACTGCAAGTTGACCATTACGCAAG
The Rhodobacteraceae bacterium S2214 genome window above contains:
- a CDS encoding ferredoxin:protochlorophyllide reductase (ATP-dependent) subunit B codes for the protein MKLTVWTYEGPTHVGAMRVATCMKGLHYVLHAPQGDTYADLLFTMIERRNHRPPVTYTTFQARDLGSDTASLFKAAAQDAVDRFKPEAIIVGASCTAELIQDDPAGLAETMGLTIPVIPLELPSYSRKENFGADETFYQIVKNLTRPAERTKHVTCNILGPTALGFRARDDIEEITGLLEDIGVSVNVVAPYGATPTDIAALPAAHFNVLLTPETGESACRWLEKNHDQPYTKTVPIGVGATRDFIAEVAAITGLPCRADESRLRMPWWSKSVDSTYLTGKRVFIFGDGTHVAAHARIARDEMGFEVVGIGCYNREMARPIKALAKEYGLTALITDDYLAVEDAIQDAAPEMILGTQMERHIGKRLGIPCAVISAPVHVQDFPARYSPQVGFEGANVIFDTLIHPLVMGLEEHLLTMFRDDFEFHDAAGPSHHGGHSPLPAQEATVEIPPRDVQAPAADNVVWLSDAERELKKIPFFVRGKARRNTEAFAAQRGLAEISLDTLYEAKAHYAR
- a CDS encoding ferredoxin:protochlorophyllide reductase (ATP-dependent) subunit N; its protein translation is MNLPLTPSNGGCRTAPVLKERGQREVFCGLTGIIWLHRKMQDAFFLVVGSRTCAHLLQSAAGVMIFAEPRFGTAILEETDLAGMADAHTEIDREVARLLARRPDIRQLFLVGSCPSEVIKIDLARAAERLTQVHAPHVRVLNYSGSGIETTFTQGEDACLAAMVPVLKDTTERELLVVGALPDVVEDQMIDLLSKLGIDNVRLLPARRIDDTTAIGENTVFALIQPFLGDTHAALERHGARHIAAPFPFGDEGTTAWLRAIAIEFGVSEDLFEQVTAAPRARARKAISQAADVLNGKSVFFFPDSQLEIPLARFLTRECGMTAIEVGSPYIHDALHGPDLDLLPAGPQISEGQDVDKQLARARAARPDLTVCGLGLANPLEAEGLSTKWAIELVFTPVHFYEQAGDLAGLFSRPLRRKSVLNLEAAE
- the bchF gene encoding 2-vinyl bacteriochlorophyllide hydratase, which produces MSVQSIGQNSGQSAVFRGAKKSVTPLYTPDQKARRDATRWTLVQGVLAPLQFLVFLVSFGLVLRYLGTGTGYEAATASIILKTGILLLIMVTGAIWEKVVFDQYLFAPAFFWEDVFSFAVIALHLLYVFALISGAFAPMTLMWIALAAYATYVVNAAQFVWKLRLARLSAEVVA